Proteins encoded by one window of Pseudonocardia sp. HH130629-09:
- a CDS encoding DUF2786 domain-containing protein — translation MATAQETGPRTDIGTAPGEQVPGARLDRIRKLLAKAERAGTPDEAEIYTDKAFALMARHGIDEALLAAAPGAGARADPIGRSRITVDNPYSGAKARLLGWTASALRCRWVMHDQRGGSVAAVTVFGFAADRERVELLYTSLLLQATAALAAVRPPDPGESVAAYRRSWIYGFAGRVYERLCAAERSALGETEAETGRAAASTELVLADRGAEVDRAYDAEFGRLRRARRPQVSGSGFRHGAAAADRADLGGPVLDHRAGAPGIGA, via the coding sequence GTGGCCACCGCGCAGGAGACCGGCCCCCGCACCGACATCGGCACCGCTCCGGGAGAGCAGGTGCCCGGGGCCCGGCTGGACCGGATCCGGAAGCTGCTGGCGAAGGCGGAGCGGGCCGGCACGCCGGACGAGGCCGAGATCTACACCGACAAGGCGTTCGCGCTCATGGCGCGGCACGGGATCGACGAGGCTCTGCTGGCCGCGGCACCCGGTGCCGGGGCGCGGGCCGATCCGATCGGCCGGAGCCGGATCACCGTCGACAACCCCTACAGCGGGGCGAAGGCCCGGCTGCTGGGGTGGACGGCGTCGGCGCTGCGCTGCCGCTGGGTGATGCACGACCAGCGGGGCGGCTCGGTCGCCGCGGTCACCGTGTTCGGGTTCGCCGCGGACCGCGAGCGGGTGGAGCTGCTCTACACGTCGCTGCTGCTGCAGGCCACGGCCGCACTGGCCGCGGTCCGCCCGCCGGACCCCGGCGAGTCGGTGGCGGCCTACCGGCGGTCCTGGATCTACGGCTTCGCGGGCCGGGTGTACGAGCGGCTGTGCGCGGCCGAGCGCTCGGCACTGGGCGAGACCGAGGCGGAGACCGGGCGGGCGGCGGCCTCGACCGAGCTGGTGCTGGCCGACCGGGGCGCCGAGGTGGACCGCGCCTACGACGCCGAGTTCGGCAGGCTGCGTCGCGCCCGCCGCCCGCAGGTGTCGGGCAGCGGGTTCCGGCACGGGGCCGCCGCGGCCGACCGGGCCGACCTGGGCGGCCCGGTCCTGGACCACCGGGCCGGAGCGCCGGGCATCGGCGCCTGA
- a CDS encoding PH domain-containing protein codes for MTEQPTDSTTPDATTAGTAAPHARPRTGPGPDAVTLRPRVIRWTAWLSALGVMVFFLIAAYYMPAEDTGVIFQPADQVAMMVVGAFVAGGLLLMARPRVRADSHGIEVRNVITARWYDWADVHGVSFLDGAASARLELPDDEYQSVLAVQAVDRGLAVRHVRTLRTLHRAAVLGE; via the coding sequence GTGACCGAGCAGCCGACCGACTCCACCACACCCGACGCCACCACCGCCGGCACCGCGGCGCCCCACGCCCGGCCCCGCACCGGACCCGGCCCGGACGCGGTGACCCTGCGCCCGCGGGTCATCCGCTGGACGGCCTGGCTCAGCGCACTCGGCGTGATGGTGTTCTTCCTCATCGCGGCCTACTACATGCCCGCCGAGGACACCGGGGTGATCTTCCAGCCGGCCGACCAGGTCGCGATGATGGTCGTCGGGGCGTTCGTCGCCGGCGGGCTGTTGCTCATGGCCCGCCCCCGGGTGCGCGCCGACTCCCACGGCATCGAGGTCCGCAACGTCATCACCGCCCGGTGGTACGACTGGGCCGACGTGCACGGCGTCTCGTTCCTCGACGGCGCCGCCTCGGCCCGTCTGGAGCTGCCCGACGACGAGTACCAGTCGGTGCTCGCCGTGCAGGCCGTCGACCGTGGTCTGGCCGTGCGCCACGTCCGCACGCTGCGCACCCTGCACCGCGCCGCCGTCCTGGGCGAGTGA
- the ribH gene encoding 6,7-dimethyl-8-ribityllumazine synthase: MSGEGRPSGATQLDASGLRVGVVATRWHAEIVDRLLDRAVATAREAGVEPTVVRVPGTIELPVIAQELARGHDAVVALGVVVRGGTPHFEYVCDAVTAGLTRVALDESTPVGNGVLTTDTVDQAVDRSGAPGAAEDKGAEACTAALESALALRDLRASAPTSP, translated from the coding sequence ATGAGCGGTGAGGGCCGGCCCTCCGGGGCCACGCAGCTGGACGCGAGCGGACTGCGGGTCGGGGTGGTGGCGACCCGCTGGCACGCCGAGATCGTGGACCGGCTGCTGGACCGGGCCGTCGCCACGGCCCGCGAGGCCGGCGTCGAACCGACCGTGGTCCGGGTGCCCGGCACCATCGAGCTCCCGGTGATCGCCCAGGAGCTCGCCCGCGGCCACGACGCCGTCGTCGCGCTCGGTGTTGTCGTCCGCGGCGGCACACCGCACTTCGAGTACGTCTGCGACGCCGTCACCGCGGGCCTCACCCGCGTCGCCCTCGACGAGTCGACCCCGGTCGGCAACGGCGTGCTCACCACCGACACGGTGGACCAGGCGGTCGACCGCTCCGGCGCGCCGGGCGCGGCCGAGGACAAGGGCGCCGAGGCCTGCACCGCCGCACTCGAATCGGCGCTGGCGCTGCGCGACCTGCGCGCCAGCGCCCCGACCAGCCCGTGA
- a CDS encoding bifunctional 3,4-dihydroxy-2-butanone-4-phosphate synthase/GTP cyclohydrolase II translates to MSPSERAERFALIEKAIADIAEGKPVVVMDDEDRENEGDLIFAASKATAELLAFTVRYTSGYVCVAITGEACDRLDLPPMHHTNRDSFRTAYTVTVDAKKGITTGISAQDRAHTIRTLADPESDRHDLVRPGHVVPLQAREGGVLRRPGHTEAAVDLARMAGLPAAGALCEIVSEKNTGEMARGEELGVFAADHDLTLITIADLIAYRRRYEKHVERVATARIPTGHGDFLAYGYDCTLDGTEHIAMVMGDVATPADDGEDVLVRVHSECLTGDVLGSLRCDCGPQLDAALESVAKEGRGVVLYMRGHEGRGIGLLHKLQAYQLQEAGADTVDANLAMGLPADARDYGIGAQILADLGVKSMRLLTNNPDKRAGLEGYGLRVVGREPMPVRATPQNLRYLRTKRDRMGHDLPDLGEVADPAL, encoded by the coding sequence ATGTCGCCCTCGGAACGGGCCGAGCGCTTCGCCCTGATCGAGAAGGCCATCGCCGACATCGCCGAGGGCAAGCCGGTCGTCGTGATGGACGACGAGGACCGCGAGAACGAGGGCGACCTCATCTTCGCGGCGTCGAAGGCGACCGCGGAGCTGCTGGCGTTCACCGTCCGCTACACCTCCGGCTACGTCTGCGTGGCCATCACCGGTGAGGCCTGCGACCGGCTCGACCTGCCGCCGATGCACCACACCAACCGGGACTCCTTCCGCACCGCGTACACGGTCACCGTGGACGCGAAGAAGGGCATCACCACCGGCATCTCCGCCCAGGACCGCGCGCACACGATCCGCACGCTGGCCGACCCGGAGTCCGACCGGCACGACCTGGTTCGGCCCGGGCACGTGGTGCCGCTGCAGGCCCGCGAGGGCGGCGTGCTGCGCCGCCCCGGGCACACCGAGGCCGCGGTCGACCTCGCCCGGATGGCGGGCCTGCCCGCCGCGGGGGCGCTCTGCGAGATCGTCTCGGAGAAGAACACCGGCGAGATGGCCCGTGGCGAGGAGCTCGGCGTCTTCGCCGCCGACCACGACCTCACCCTGATCACCATCGCCGACCTCATCGCCTACCGGCGCCGCTACGAGAAGCACGTCGAACGGGTCGCGACCGCGCGGATCCCCACCGGCCACGGTGACTTCCTCGCCTACGGCTACGACTGCACCCTCGACGGCACCGAGCACATCGCCATGGTGATGGGCGACGTCGCCACCCCCGCCGACGACGGCGAGGACGTGCTCGTCCGGGTGCACTCCGAGTGCCTCACCGGTGACGTCCTCGGCTCGCTGCGCTGCGACTGCGGCCCCCAGCTCGACGCGGCCCTGGAGTCCGTCGCCAAGGAGGGCCGCGGTGTCGTGCTCTACATGCGCGGGCACGAGGGCCGGGGGATCGGCCTGCTGCACAAGCTGCAGGCCTACCAGCTCCAGGAGGCCGGCGCCGACACCGTCGACGCCAACCTCGCGATGGGGCTGCCCGCCGACGCCCGCGACTACGGCATCGGCGCCCAGATCCTCGCCGACCTCGGCGTGAAGTCGATGCGGCTGCTCACCAACAACCCGGACAAGCGCGCCGGGCTGGAGGGCTACGGCCTGCGCGTCGTCGGCCGCGAGCCGATGCCGGTGCGCGCCACCCCGCAGAACCTGCGGTACCTGCGGACCAAGCGGGACCGGATGGGCCACGACCTGCCCGACCTCGGTGAGGTCGCCGACCCGGCGCTCTGA
- a CDS encoding riboflavin synthase: protein MFTGIVEEVGEVVDVRTDDDVVVLTVRAALAAEVGHGESVAVNGCCLTAVVTGPGAATLTLELVPETLKRTSLGAVGPGSEVNLERAVPAGGRLDGHIVQGHVDGVGTVVSRTPGERSDEVRFSLPAELARYVVEKGSVAVDGVSLTVASVYPDGFGVALIPTTLAETTLGSRAPGDPVNLEVDVIAKYVERMTAGYLQGPGSGQEGVTR, encoded by the coding sequence ATGTTCACCGGGATCGTGGAGGAGGTCGGCGAGGTCGTCGACGTCCGCACCGACGACGACGTCGTCGTGCTGACCGTGCGCGCGGCCCTGGCCGCCGAGGTCGGGCACGGGGAGTCGGTCGCGGTGAACGGCTGTTGCCTCACCGCCGTCGTCACCGGGCCGGGCGCGGCCACGCTGACCCTCGAGCTGGTGCCCGAGACGCTCAAGCGCACGTCGCTCGGCGCCGTCGGCCCCGGTTCCGAGGTCAACCTGGAGCGCGCGGTGCCCGCCGGCGGCCGGCTCGACGGCCACATCGTGCAGGGCCACGTCGACGGCGTCGGCACCGTGGTCTCCCGCACCCCCGGCGAGCGCAGCGACGAGGTCCGCTTCTCACTGCCCGCCGAGCTCGCCCGCTACGTCGTCGAGAAGGGCTCCGTCGCCGTCGACGGGGTCTCCCTGACCGTCGCCTCGGTGTACCCGGACGGGTTCGGGGTGGCGCTGATCCCGACGACCCTGGCCGAGACCACCCTGGGGTCGCGCGCCCCGGGGGACCCGGTCAACCTGGAGGTCGACGTGATCGCCAAGTACGTGGAACGCATGACCGCGGGGTACCTGCAGGGGCCCGGGTCCGGACAGGAAGGGGTCACCCGGTGA
- the ribD gene encoding bifunctional diaminohydroxyphosphoribosylaminopyrimidine deaminase/5-amino-6-(5-phosphoribosylamino)uracil reductase RibD: protein MRRALAASVEVHGSTSPNPAVGCVVLDRDGVVVGTGATAPPGGPHAERVALAEAGTRAAGGTAVVTLEPCNHIGRTPPCVDGLLEAGVARVHAAVADPNPVAAGGLDRLRAAGVAVTLGTLADEVARGPLRGWLHRQRTGRPHVTWKVATTLDGRVAAADGTSRWITGPAARATVHDLRRRMDAIVAGTGTVLSDDPALTARRPDCTLFDHQPLRVVVGHRDVPPGARLARTDEDGAADVLHLRTRDPGEVLTELDHRTVVDVLLEGGPTLAGAFVAAGLVDRVLVHLAPALLGAGPHALGDAGVVTIADIVRLHVDEIHRAGDDVVIDARPAPGPTGPDVPQ, encoded by the coding sequence ATGCGTCGCGCCCTCGCCGCGTCCGTCGAGGTCCACGGCAGCACCAGCCCCAACCCGGCGGTCGGCTGCGTGGTCCTGGACCGCGACGGCGTCGTCGTCGGCACCGGCGCCACCGCACCGCCCGGCGGTCCGCACGCCGAACGGGTCGCGCTCGCGGAGGCGGGGACCCGCGCCGCGGGCGGGACCGCCGTGGTGACCCTGGAGCCGTGCAACCACATCGGTCGCACCCCGCCGTGCGTGGACGGCCTCCTCGAGGCCGGCGTCGCCCGGGTGCACGCCGCCGTCGCCGACCCCAACCCGGTCGCCGCGGGCGGCCTCGACCGGCTCCGCGCCGCCGGCGTCGCTGTGACACTCGGCACCCTCGCCGACGAGGTGGCCCGGGGTCCGCTGCGCGGCTGGCTGCACCGCCAGCGCACCGGTCGCCCCCACGTGACCTGGAAGGTCGCCACCACCCTCGACGGCCGGGTCGCCGCCGCGGACGGCACCAGCCGCTGGATCACCGGGCCGGCCGCCCGGGCCACGGTCCATGACCTGAGACGCAGGATGGACGCGATCGTCGCGGGGACGGGTACCGTCCTGAGCGACGACCCGGCGCTGACCGCCCGCCGGCCCGACTGCACCCTGTTCGACCACCAGCCCCTGCGGGTGGTGGTGGGACACCGCGACGTCCCGCCCGGCGCCCGGCTGGCCCGGACCGACGAGGACGGCGCCGCCGACGTGCTCCACCTCCGCACCCGCGATCCGGGGGAGGTGCTCACCGAGCTCGACCACCGGACCGTGGTGGACGTGCTCCTCGAGGGCGGACCGACCCTCGCCGGTGCCTTCGTCGCCGCAGGACTCGTCGACCGGGTGCTCGTGCACCTGGCGCCGGCCCTGCTCGGCGCGGGACCGCACGCCCTCGGCGACGCGGGGGTGGTAACGATCGCCGACATCGTGCGGTTGCACGTGGACGAGATCCACCGCGCCGGCGACGACGTGGTCATCGACGCACGACCGGCACCCGGCCCGACCGGGCCGGACGTGCCGCAGTAG
- the rpe gene encoding ribulose-phosphate 3-epimerase, protein MIAPSILSADFARLGEEAAAVRGDGAGDGADWLHVDVMDAHFVPNLTLGLPVVQSLRAATDIPLDCHLMIEDPDRWAPGYAEAGARNVTVHAEAAHDPVMLAKNLRAAGSLAGLSLKPGTPLDPWVEVLRHYDTLLVMSVEPGFGGQSFMPEVLDKVRTVRNLVDTGHLTVLVEIDGGINADTIDAAAEAGVDCFVAGSAVYGAEDPGRAVAALRDSVRRATPHRWAD, encoded by the coding sequence ATGATCGCGCCCAGCATCCTCTCGGCCGACTTCGCCCGACTCGGCGAGGAGGCCGCCGCCGTGCGCGGCGACGGGGCCGGCGACGGCGCGGACTGGCTGCACGTCGACGTCATGGACGCGCACTTCGTGCCGAACCTGACACTCGGTCTGCCGGTCGTGCAGAGCCTGCGCGCCGCCACCGACATCCCGCTCGACTGCCACCTGATGATCGAGGACCCGGACCGCTGGGCCCCGGGCTACGCCGAGGCGGGCGCCCGCAACGTCACCGTGCACGCCGAGGCCGCCCACGACCCGGTCATGCTCGCGAAGAACCTGCGTGCCGCCGGGTCCCTCGCCGGTCTGTCGCTCAAGCCCGGCACCCCGCTCGACCCGTGGGTCGAGGTGCTCCGCCACTACGACACGCTGCTCGTGATGAGCGTCGAGCCCGGCTTCGGCGGACAGAGCTTCATGCCCGAGGTGCTCGACAAGGTCCGCACCGTCCGCAACCTGGTCGACACCGGGCACCTCACGGTGCTCGTCGAGATCGACGGCGGCATCAACGCCGACACCATCGACGCGGCCGCCGAGGCCGGTGTCGACTGCTTCGTCGCCGGGTCCGCCGTCTACGGCGCCGAGGACCCGGGCCGCGCCGTCGCCGCGCTGCGCGACAGCGTCCGCCGGGCGACCCCGCACCGCTGGGCCGACTGA
- a CDS encoding RsmB/NOP family class I SAM-dependent RNA methyltransferase, whose translation MLTAVRERDAYANLALPGILRRHRLRDRDAALATELGYGTLRAQGLLDTIIDTCTDRPLAKIEHALLDALRLGAYQLLRTRVPDHAAVTTCVELVRSDHGSQSAGFVNAVLRRIGEHTEAEWLDRLAPDPAEDPVGDAALRHAHPRWIAQAFADALGSTGEELTAALAADDTRPRVHLLARPGEITAEELALATGGEQAPYSPYGVHLEPGSGDVGELDAVAEGLAIVQDEGSQLVAAALARAELLGEDTGRWLDLCAGPGGKASLLGGLVAALGGTLDAVESSEHRADLVRRSVAELPVTVHVADGREAPLPDGGYDRVLVDASCTGLGALRRRPEARWRRRPEDIATLTRLQRELLTAALRHVRPGGVVAYVTCSPHVSETLGVVGRIVGREGRPGPAGAVEQLDARACLPGGMPGLGDGPTVQLWPHVHGTDAMFLALLRRPLTE comes from the coding sequence CTGCTGACCGCCGTCCGCGAGCGCGACGCCTACGCCAACCTCGCCCTGCCCGGCATCCTGCGTCGCCACCGGCTGCGCGACCGCGACGCCGCACTCGCCACCGAGCTCGGCTACGGCACCCTGCGCGCCCAGGGCCTGCTCGACACGATCATCGACACCTGCACCGACCGCCCGCTGGCCAAGATCGAGCACGCGCTGCTCGACGCGCTGCGCCTGGGCGCCTACCAGCTGCTGCGCACCCGGGTGCCCGACCACGCGGCCGTCACCACCTGCGTCGAGCTGGTCCGCTCCGACCACGGGTCGCAGTCGGCCGGGTTCGTCAACGCGGTGCTGCGCCGCATCGGCGAGCACACCGAGGCCGAGTGGCTCGACCGCCTCGCGCCCGACCCCGCCGAGGACCCGGTCGGCGACGCCGCGCTGCGCCACGCCCACCCGCGCTGGATCGCACAGGCCTTCGCCGACGCGCTCGGCAGCACCGGCGAGGAGCTGACCGCCGCCCTCGCCGCCGACGACACCCGGCCCCGGGTGCACCTGCTCGCCCGCCCCGGCGAGATCACCGCCGAGGAGCTGGCCCTGGCCACCGGCGGTGAGCAGGCGCCGTACTCGCCCTACGGGGTGCACCTGGAACCCGGCAGCGGAGACGTCGGCGAGCTCGACGCCGTCGCCGAGGGGCTCGCGATCGTCCAGGACGAGGGCAGCCAGCTCGTCGCCGCGGCGCTCGCCCGCGCCGAGCTGCTCGGCGAGGACACCGGGCGCTGGCTCGACCTGTGCGCCGGACCGGGCGGCAAGGCGTCGCTGCTGGGCGGGCTCGTCGCCGCCCTGGGCGGGACGCTGGACGCGGTCGAGTCCAGCGAGCACCGCGCCGACCTCGTCCGCCGGTCCGTGGCGGAGCTGCCGGTCACCGTGCACGTCGCCGACGGCCGGGAGGCCCCGCTGCCTGACGGCGGCTACGACCGGGTGCTCGTCGACGCGTCCTGCACCGGGCTGGGCGCGCTCCGCCGCCGCCCCGAGGCCCGCTGGCGGCGCCGCCCCGAGGACATCGCGACGCTGACCCGGCTGCAGCGCGAGCTGCTCACCGCCGCGTTGCGCCACGTCCGCCCCGGCGGCGTCGTCGCCTACGTCACCTGCTCGCCGCACGTGTCCGAGACCCTGGGCGTCGTCGGCCGGATCGTCGGCCGCGAGGGACGGCCCGGCCCGGCCGGTGCCGTCGAACAGCTCGACGCGCGCGCCTGCCTGCCCGGTGGGATGCCCGGCCTCGGCGACGGCCCGACCGTGCAGCTCTGGCCGCACGTGCACGGCACCGACGCGATGTTCCTGGCGCTGCTGCGCCGCCCGCTCACCGAGTGA
- the fmt gene encoding methionyl-tRNA formyltransferase, which yields MRLLFAGTPDPAVPSLRTLLEHPGHEVVAVLTRPDAPAGRGRRLTRSPVGELADAAGIPVLTPAKPSDPGFLDTLRALAPDCAPVVAYGALLPRPVLDIPVYGWVNLHFSLLPSWRGAAPVQAAIRHGDDVTGATTFRLEEGMDTGPTYGLVTETVGATDTAGDLLGRLAESGARLLAATLDGIADGSLTAVPQPAEGVSLAPKVTTADARADFTTPAAALDRLIRSVTPEPGAWCGFRGDRLGLGPVRPLRTGEVELAPGELRVERRRVLAGTATVPVELGEVKPKGKRSMPAPDWARGARIDGVEYLS from the coding sequence ATGAGGCTGCTGTTCGCCGGCACCCCCGACCCGGCTGTGCCGTCGCTGCGGACGCTGCTCGAGCACCCCGGCCACGAGGTCGTCGCGGTGCTGACCCGCCCCGACGCCCCCGCCGGGCGCGGTCGTAGGCTCACCCGCTCCCCGGTCGGCGAGCTCGCCGACGCCGCCGGGATCCCGGTGCTGACGCCCGCGAAGCCCTCGGACCCGGGGTTCCTCGACACGCTGCGCGCGCTCGCCCCGGACTGCGCACCGGTCGTCGCCTACGGCGCGCTGCTGCCCCGCCCGGTGCTCGACATCCCCGTCTACGGCTGGGTCAACCTGCACTTCTCGCTGCTGCCCTCCTGGCGCGGCGCGGCCCCGGTGCAGGCCGCGATCCGGCACGGCGACGACGTGACCGGCGCCACCACGTTCCGGCTCGAGGAGGGCATGGACACCGGGCCCACCTACGGCCTGGTCACCGAGACCGTCGGTGCCACCGACACCGCGGGGGACCTGCTGGGCCGGCTCGCCGAGTCCGGCGCCCGGCTGCTCGCCGCGACCCTGGACGGCATCGCCGACGGCTCGCTGACCGCCGTCCCGCAGCCTGCCGAGGGCGTCTCGCTCGCGCCGAAGGTCACGACCGCCGACGCCCGCGCCGACTTCACCACCCCGGCCGCGGCGTTGGACCGGCTGATCCGCTCGGTCACCCCCGAGCCCGGCGCGTGGTGCGGGTTCCGCGGGGACCGCCTCGGACTCGGCCCGGTCCGCCCGCTGCGCACCGGTGAGGTCGAGCTTGCCCCCGGGGAGCTGCGGGTCGAACGCCGCCGGGTGCTGGCCGGGACCGCGACCGTCCCGGTCGAGCTGGGCGAGGTGAAGCCGAAGGGCAAGCGGTCCATGCCCGCGCCGGACTGGGCCCGCGGCGCCCGGATCGACGGCGTCGAGTACCTCAGCTGA
- the def gene encoding peptide deformylase, whose amino-acid sequence MPIQPVRLFGDPVLRTRATEVTDFDAELRKLVSDLTDTMHDEGGAGLAAPQIGVGKRVFVYDCDGFSGHLVNPTWEAVGDEEQVGMEGCLSIPGLGWDCRRKLHVVARGWDMHGEPQVIEGSELLARAIQHETDHLDGVLFVDRLDAETRKLAMREIREAAWFGEPEPVVKASPHPMFGKAR is encoded by the coding sequence GTGCCCATCCAGCCCGTCCGGCTGTTCGGCGACCCGGTCCTGCGCACCCGCGCCACCGAGGTCACCGACTTCGACGCGGAGCTGCGCAAGCTCGTCAGCGACCTGACCGACACCATGCACGACGAGGGCGGCGCCGGCCTGGCCGCGCCGCAGATCGGCGTCGGCAAGCGGGTGTTCGTCTACGACTGCGACGGCTTCTCCGGGCACCTGGTCAACCCGACCTGGGAGGCCGTCGGCGACGAGGAGCAGGTCGGCATGGAGGGCTGCCTGTCCATCCCCGGGCTCGGCTGGGACTGCCGGCGCAAGCTGCACGTCGTCGCACGGGGCTGGGACATGCACGGCGAGCCCCAGGTGATCGAGGGTTCCGAGCTGCTGGCGCGGGCGATCCAGCACGAGACCGACCACCTCGACGGCGTGCTGTTCGTCGACCGGCTCGACGCCGAGACCCGCAAGCTGGCGATGCGCGAGATCCGCGAGGCCGCCTGGTTCGGCGAGCCCGAGCCGGTCGTCAAGGCGAGCCCGCACCCCATGTTCGGCAAGGCTCGATGA